Genomic DNA from Roseburia intestinalis L1-82:
GTTGTATAATCAATACCTGCTGCCTCTAATGCTTCTGTGTTGTAGAAAGCAACGGTCGTACCAACGTGTGTAGGGAATCCATAATAGTTACCATCTTTGGAGTAAAGCTGTAATCTGGACTCTACTACATTGTCAAGATATGGCTCTACTGCATCGTTCAATGGTTTTAATCCAATATCACCTGTCATGAATGCAGGGAATTTACCAAGCTCGATATCAACGACATCCGGAGCACCCTCTCCTGACTCTAATGCAAGTGATAATTTGTTGTGCATATCATCATATGCCATGTTGGATAAAACAAGTTTAACCTTCTTATCCGGATTTTCCTCATTCCATTTCTCAGCCATGTTAGTGTAGAAATCCTGATGGTTCTCGATGAATGTCCAGACCTCAAGTGTTGTGACATCATCACCCTCTACGTCCATCTCTCTTCTTCCTGCGCCGCTGTCTGCGCTCTCTGTACCGGATGCTGCTTCCCCCGCACCGGAACTGCTGTTTCCTGCTGTGGAATTACCGCCACATCCGGCAAGCATTCCAACTGTCATTGCTGCGCACATTAATGCTGCTAAAACCTTCTTCTTCATACATTTACCTCCCAAATGTTTTTCTTTATCAGATCGAAAGTATCTCCTGTTTTCAGATGATCTTCCGTGTGATACATGTTTTTCTGTCAGATCAGCTGTCTGATCCAGACTGCCATCTCCCCTGTTTTCCGGTTGCCCCAGTAACAGTAAGGAACTGCTTTTAACGTCACATTCTTTAACTCCGGCGGCTGTTCTTTGTATAACTCTTCTGCCGTCCAATGATCTTCCAAGATGCGTTTTCCTTTTGCTTCCACTGACATCACACCACCTAACAACTGTTCCTCCCAGTTTTCAGTCAGCGCTTCTTTTGTATCCACATATAAGGAACTTAAGTTTTCTCCATTGTCTGTCTCTTCGAGGCAGTATACCAATGGACCGCGCATGATACATGCTTTTCCTTCATCCGCTCTCACTTTCGGATTTGCATATACAAATCTTGCTTTCATGTCACAGGATATTTTGATCTCCTCAGATGCTGCAAGATCCGTTATCATAAGATAACCTTTTTTTATGAGCGGTGTTTCTATTCTCTGTACTCCGCGCCACACGGTAAATTCTTTTGTGTAGCCGGGAATCCGAAGTGCCAGTGTTCCTTTGGAAGCTTTTTCTGATTCCAGATGAACCGTTACCGTTCCATCCTTTAAGAAACTGCTTTCCATTATTACTTCTGTCTCTGTCTCTCCAATCAGAAGTTTTGTCTGACTGGATATGTATAAATTAATGTATAAACTATTTTCATCTGCTCCATAGATGTACTGTCCTAAAGAAGCAAGTGTTCTTGCAATATTCGGCGGACAGCACGCCACGCCAAACCATTTCTGTCTGACCGGCTTTACATGCTCCATGGATGTCCGTTCGATGCAGTTATCCGGCCATACCTCCAATGGATTGACATAGAAGAAACTCTTTCCATCCATCGCAATCCCTGCAAGCACTGTATTGTAAAGTGCCTTCTCCACAATGTCCGCATATTTTGCATCTTTTGTGATCTGCGCCATCCGGTTTCCAAACATCGCAAGTCCGATGGATGCGCAGGATTCGGAATAATTTCTGTCGTTCGGAAGATCATAGTCGGTTGTGAACCGCTCTAACAATCCCGATGAACCAATGCCGCCTGTGATGTACATCCTTTTCTCTGTCATGTTATTCCAGAGTGTCTTACAGGCATCTAATAATGTCTCATCCTGATATTCATATGCCAGATCTGCCATTGCGCTGTAGAGATATACGGCTCTTACCGCATGCCCCTCTGCTGTCTTCTGCTCTCTGACCGGCAGATGTGACTGAGAATACTCCGGTACATATCCGGCAAATTCAGGAAATATCTGCTGATATTTTTCTTTCTTTTCTTCCTGAAAGAAATAATTTTCTCCCACACCTCTTGTATCGATAAAATATTTCGCAAGGTCTAAATATCTTTTCTGTCCGGTTGCCCGGTACAATTTTACCAGAGCAAGTTCTACTTCCGGATGCCCCGGATAGCCATGACACTTTCCTTCCTCCGGTCCAAATGTCTCACAGATCAGATCTGCAAATCTTGAAACGATGTCGAGGAACTTTCTTTTTCCTGTTGCATTGTAATATGCAACCGCTGCCTCGATCATGTGCCCCGCTGTGTAAAGTTCGTGTCCTTCTTTCAGGTTCGTCCAGCGTCTGTCCGGTTCTTTGATCGTGAAGTAGGTATTTAAATATCCGTCTTCACACTGTGCCTTCCCGATCAGGTCGATCGTCTCATCAGCAAGTTTTTCCAACTTTTCATCTCTTCCGGATGAATCTAAGGTAAATGCAACTGCCTCTAACCACTTTGCAACATCGGTATCCTGAAAGACAGCTCCTTCAAAATCTCCCTCTGCCTCGCCTGCTGCGATCTTAAAGTTCTTGATACAGTGGCTCGGCGCCGCATCTTTTACATTGTCATTTAACGTGTTCCACTGGTAAGGAAGTATGACATCTTTTACTAAGCGGATGTATTTGTCCCAAAACGCATCTTTGATCTGGATCTGATGCAGCGGCACATCTGTCAGTTTTTCCTTCTCCATAACTTCCTCCCTCCTTTATGCTCCTGTCATGTGTTATGTTAAACGTTTAATTGAACTAAAATGTTCATTTTCCGTTTATTTACATTTCATTCACACTTTTTTGCTTTTTTCTGAAATGTTTTTTCTTTTCTTTGTCATTTTGATTGATTTCTGTTTCGTTCTTGTTTATATATACCATACTAATTGCTATAATTAAAGCCTGTTATTTTTCATTTATCTATATATATTCTTTTGTTTTTATGTTATTTTCTCATGTTTTCTGTTTCTTTCTAAGTTTTTGCTTTTTCGCACAACTTTATTATTTTTTAAATCGTTTAACCATGTGAATGTTGCACAAATAGTACATATTCTCCAAAAATAATGAACATAAATACTTCTTCTGTTCACAAATAAACTCATGGAGGGATTTTTAATTCATAGGACATAATTTCCTATAAATTAAAAATCCGCCTTCTGAGTCAGTTCAAAAGCCTGACATCAGAGGCGGTTCATCACGGTTTATTTTTATAATGTTTTGATCGACTGGCGGATCAGCTGCTTACATGGAACTTTATAGACCTGCGGTTCTGCCGTCTCGCCTGACTTTTTCTCCACCAGGCCGATCATAACCTCGGCAGCCCTGTAACCGATATCATGAAGTGGCAGCTCCGTCGTGGAGAGCGGCGGCTTATAATAGCTTGACAGTTCTCTGTTATCGTATCCCGCAACAGATATCTCCTGTGGTATCTTTATCCCCGACTCATCTGCCCAGTCATAACATCCGCCTGCCATAAGATCATTCATGCAGAATATTGCCGTCACCTGTTTTTTTAAAAGCACTTCTGCTCCGGTATGTCCGGATTCTCTTCCCCAGTCTCCATAGTAGATCAGTTCCGGATCATATAAAAGCCCCTCATCCCGCAATGCCTTCTGATATCCGATCAGACGTGCCTGCGCATGAAGGCTGTCTGCTTTTCCGGTGATCACTCCGATTTTTTTATGTCCCTGTGCGATCAGATAACGGATCATCTCGTATGCACCACGCTCGTCATCCACAACTACGGACGGGATGTTTTTACTCTCCGTATAACCATATGCCATCACGGCAGGAATACTTAAATTATCCGGGATACAGTGCATGATACGCTCATGTGCCGTCACATAAATGATACCGTCCACCTGCGTTGCGATCAGTTTTCTGATCTCCTCGTCCACCAGCCCATAATAATCTGTTCTGTGATAATAATAGTCATTATATTTTTTATACAATCTTAAATTGGTCAGAAGAATCTGGTATTTTACCTTTTCACAATATTCCGTAATACCGTCAATAATATCCGGAATACTAAAGATCGTCATATCCTCTGCAATGACGCCGATACTTCTGGTATTGCGTGCCTTAAGATTTTTTGCCACATAGTTTGGCATATAATTCATTTCTTTTGCAGTTTTTAACACAAGATTTCTTGTCGCTTCGCTTGCCCCCGGCTTTTTATTCAGGATATTCGAAACGGTAGCTACCGACACACCGCAGGCTTTTGCGATTTCTTTGATCGTCGCCATAACCTTACCTCCCGTACCACAAATCCCCTTTATTTAACAATATTTCCAGTGAAAAATCAATATCTTTCGATCAGGTATCGAATTTTTGCCCGGGTTATGCTACACTGGTATCTATGAAAATATTAATTTTATCCTGTAATACCGGCGAGGGACACAATGCCGCCGGAAAAGCGATCCGGGAAGCAGCCATCCGGTGCGGTCACACCGCCGACATGCTTGATATGTTCCTGCTCTCCGGGAAAAAAACTTCACATGCAGTAGGCGGTGCCTATGTGGAACTTGTCAAACATATGCCGCATGCCTTTGGTATGCTCTATAAGATCGGCATGGCAATTTCAAGCAATAAACACAAATCACCGGTCTACTATGCCAATGCACTGATGGCAAAAAAACTGGCTGCCTGTTTAAGCCAGCATGATTATGATATCATCGTGACACCGCATCTTTACCCGGCAGAAACAATGACATATATGAAGAAAAAAGGCATGTTAAAGATTCCTGCTGCCGCCATCGGCACGGATTACACCTGCATCCCATTTTGGGAGGAAACGGATCTTGATGCATATTTTCTTCCCCACGAGGACTGTGTCTCAGAATATGTACACCGCGGAATTCCGGCTGACAGGTTATACCCTTACGGCATTCCTGTCAGTGGCGCATTTTCTCCGGCAGAGGACCGCATCCTGGCAAAGATGCACGCGCGCAATGCCTTAAATCTTCCACAGGGTGTTCCGATCTGTCTGGTCATGAGCGGCAGTATGGGATTTGGAAAACTTGCCATATTCGCGGCAGAGCTTTCACTGCGTTTAAAATCCGGCGAGCATATGGTCATCATCTGCGGCAATAACAAACGTATTTATACCGTGCTGCAGAAACAGTTCCAAAATAACCCGCGCGTCCACATTTTAGGCTACACCAACCGGGTTGCAGACTATATGGATGCCTGTGATGTGATTTTCACCAAACCGGGCGGACTTACCTCCACCGAAGCGTTAGTAAAACGGATCCCGATCGTACACACGGCACCGATTCCCGGATGTGAGACTGCAAACCGCAATTTTTTTGTAAAAAGACATCTTTCCGTCTCCTCAAAATACATTGCCAAACAGATCACACTTGGAAAAAGACTGCTCTCTGACAACCAGGATACGCACGGAAAACGTTCTCTTCGCGAGGAAATGCTTCTGGCCCAGAAAGAAAACGGAAAACCAGACGCTGCCGTGCACATTATAAAAACACTGGAGAAACTATGACGTATTTTCTTTTTATCCTTCTTGGATTCGTTCTTGGCAGTACATTGTTTGCTTACTGGATTCCAAGATTATTTTTCAAAACCGACATCACAAAAGTTCCCCCCGACCACAATCCCGGCGTTGCAAATGCCTACATGCAGGCCGGCTTTTTTGCCGGAACTCTCTCCCTGCTCTGTGAACTTTTCAAAGGCGCTGTCCCGGTTTTTCTTGCAGACAGGATCTTAGACCGGGATTCCATGCTGTTTGCACTTGTCATGGCAGCTCCGGTATTCGGCCACGCTTTTCCGTTTTTCCAAAAAGAAAGAGGCGGCAAAGCGATTGCCGTCTCTTTCGGAGTTATGATTGGACTGTTTCCGGAAATCCATCCGTTATTCTGTCTGATCTTTTATTATATTTTATTCTCACTGGTACTCACACTGCGTCCGCATTCTTTCCGGTCTGTCATCACATACGGACTGTTTACGCTGACCGTGTTCCTGTTTGTCCCGGTAAATTCCATACGGCTTGGCTGCTGTATCATTTCAGCGATCGTGATCTACCGCCACGTTATCCGCTGCCACGATGAAGCTTTACAGGCACTTTTATTTGGGAAATATCCATTATTTCACAAATCCTGAATTTTACCAGCAGAGCACCTCATGACCGTCTTCCGTCACCAGTACCATAATCTCCCACTGTGCTGATGGAAGTCCGTCCTCAGTATAAACTTCCCAGTCATTTTTTGAGTCTACATAAATATCCACTTTTCCCATATTGACCATCGGTTCGATCGTAAAGATCATGCCTGGAACTAAGAGCATTTCCTGTCCGCGTTTGGTATTATAGCCAACCCACGGTTCCTCATGGAACTCAAGTCCGACGCCATGTCCACCGATCTCGCGCACTACCGTATAGCCGTTTGCAAACGCATGGTCATGCACAGCCTGACCCATATCGCCTAAAAATCCCCATGGTTTTACTTCTTTCAAACCAAGCTCCACGCACTCTTTGGTCACTTCAACAAGGCGCTTCTTCTCCGGACTTACATCCCCGATGCAGAACATTCTTGAAGAATCGGAAAAATATCCGTTTAAGATCGTGGATACATCCACATTGATGATGTCACCGGACTTTAAGATCACATCTTTTGACGGAAATCCATGACATACCTGATCATTGACGGAAGTACATACACTGTACGGATATCCCTCGTAGTTCAGCGGTGCCGGAATACCGCCCATCTCCGTTGTCATATCATAAACGATCTTATCGATCTCTGCTGTATTCATTCCCTCATGAATATGCTTCTCAATATAATCAAGCACTGCAATATTGATCTTGCAGCTCTCCCTGATGCCTGCGATCTGATCTGCATTCTTGATCAGATCATGTGTCGGAACGATGTGTCCCTGTGAAGCGATCATTGCGATGCGCTCATCAAATGCCTGATGGCATGCTTTATATTTTTTCCCGCTTCCGCACCAGCACGGATCATTTCTACCGATTTTTACTGACATAATTTCTGCACCACCTGATTGATCACACTTCCGTCTGCCTTTCCCTTTAACTCCGGCATTACGGCTTTCATGATCTGTCCTTTATTTTTACTTGCTGCCACATCGGCAAACTTCTCTGTAATATATGCTTCTACTTCCTCTGCTGACATCATCTGTGGTGCATATTCTGCAAAAATATCATATCTTGTCTGATATTCTGCCAAAAGATCCTCTCTGCTTGCAGGGCAGGTATCAATCTGCTCTTTTACTGATTTCATTTCTTTTAAAATTACTCTGTTCACCAGTTCTTCTTTGATGTCATCTCTGCATCCCTCATCAATCGCAGCTTTCTTTGCTGCGGAAACAAGTGTGGAGATTGCATCCTTGCGTACTTTATCTCTCGCCTTCATGGCTGCTATCATATCTTTTTGTAATGTTTCAAACTGCATAACGATCCTACCTTCCTGATTCTAATAATTCCCTCTGATTATAGCATATTTTCCATATAATTCATAAATTTTTTTCAATATCTATTGCTGCATTTTTATCATCAGTGTCCCTTACAGCACACGGCGCACCATTGTGATCGTACGGTAAGTCGCATTTCCATAACAGATGCCGCTCGACGGCGTTGATGCATGGACGATCCTGCCGCCTCCCATATAGATTGCCACATGTCCCGGATAACAGATAATGTCTCCCGGCTGTGCGTTCTCATAGCTGACAGCCTGTCCGCTTGACTGAAGCGCATAGGAACTTCTCGGAAGTGATACGCCAAAATGGCTGTATACAAGGGATACAAAACCGGAACAGTCCGTCCCCTCTGTCAGGCTGTTTCCGCCAAACACATACGGATTTCCCACAAAATTTGTCGCATAGGATACCACACTGCTGCCACTCACACCGGTAGAGTAGGATGGATTTAAACCGTTATTTGTCAGTCCTGTCGAACTGCTGCCGGAAGAACTGTTGTCGGAATCGTCCGTTGAAGCTGTATTATTGGAAGAGGAACTTCCCCCTGTACTGTCTGTTGTTCCGCTGTCCGTAGATGCCGTTGTGGCAGAATTACTGGTTTTTGTGCCTGCCTTCGCCGCTTTCTTTGCCTTCTCTTCTGCTTCTTTCCGGGCTTTTTCCTGACGCGCCTGTTCCTGTGCGATCACCTCGTTCTGTTTGCGGATCGTGGACGCGTACTGGCTTGCCAGTGTTTTTGCATTTGAAAGCTGTGAATCAAAATCTGCAATCTGTGCCTTCTTTTCATTAATAACCTGATTCAGGGAAGCCTCCTGCTGATCATAACTTTGTTTCAGCTCCTCCATATCCGCTAATTCCTGCTCTAACTGTGACTCTAAATCCGCCACCTGCTGTACGGTCTCCTGATAAGCCACTAAAAGCTCCCTGTCATAACTGTATACTTCCGATACATACTCCACACGATTTAAAAGGTCTGAGATATCTTCCGACTCCACAAGTGCATCCAGAAATGTGTCATCTCCGTTTTCGTACATGTACTGGATTCTTTTTTTCATATCTGCATACTGCTGCTGTTCTTTTTCCTGTGCTGCGGCGAGATCCGTCTTTGCCTGATCAATCTCGCCTTCCTTATTATCAATATCCGTTTTCAACAGTTCCATATCGGTCAAAAGCGACATCAGCTGTTCATCATACGCCGCCATCTGGCTTTTTACCTTGCTCTGCTCACTCTGTATATTATTGATCTGCTGGTTGATATTGTCTAAATTCTGCTGCGCCTCATTTTTCTTCTTCTTCGCATCTTTTATCACGGATGCATCTGCAGAGTAAAAACACGCAAATCCGATCACACCTGCCATCATCACTGCGATCATTCTTTTATGTTTTCTTGTATATTTTAATGCCTTTTCCCACTTCATCAAGCATTTCTCCTTCTGTCATTTATAAAAGAATAGGACATAATTTCCTACGAATCAAAAATAAGCACGGCAGGCTGCAGTGGGCAGAAGCCGTACTTATATATTTTATCACACTTTCACCTATGTTTGTTAGGATTTCCAGAAATTCACAAATACTTAATATTTTATCCGACCTGTTTTACGATCAAAACCTTTTCGCCCGCCAGAAGTACCTCACTTTTTCTGTGATTTGTCTCCATGATATTTTGTATGGTCGTATGATTTTCCTTGGCGATCGTCCAGAGATCATCTCCT
This window encodes:
- a CDS encoding LacI family DNA-binding transcriptional regulator, yielding MATIKEIAKACGVSVATVSNILNKKPGASEATRNLVLKTAKEMNYMPNYVAKNLKARNTRSIGVIAEDMTIFSIPDIIDGITEYCEKVKYQILLTNLRLYKKYNDYYYHRTDYYGLVDEEIRKLIATQVDGIIYVTAHERIMHCIPDNLSIPAVMAYGYTESKNIPSVVVDDERGAYEMIRYLIAQGHKKIGVITGKADSLHAQARLIGYQKALRDEGLLYDPELIYYGDWGRESGHTGAEVLLKKQVTAIFCMNDLMAGGCYDWADESGIKIPQEISVAGYDNRELSSYYKPPLSTTELPLHDIGYRAAEVMIGLVEKKSGETAEPQVYKVPCKQLIRQSIKTL
- a CDS encoding MGDG synthase family glycosyltransferase, whose amino-acid sequence is MKILILSCNTGEGHNAAGKAIREAAIRCGHTADMLDMFLLSGKKTSHAVGGAYVELVKHMPHAFGMLYKIGMAISSNKHKSPVYYANALMAKKLAACLSQHDYDIIVTPHLYPAETMTYMKKKGMLKIPAAAIGTDYTCIPFWEETDLDAYFLPHEDCVSEYVHRGIPADRLYPYGIPVSGAFSPAEDRILAKMHARNALNLPQGVPICLVMSGSMGFGKLAIFAAELSLRLKSGEHMVIICGNNKRIYTVLQKQFQNNPRVHILGYTNRVADYMDACDVIFTKPGGLTSTEALVKRIPIVHTAPIPGCETANRNFFVKRHLSVSSKYIAKQITLGKRLLSDNQDTHGKRSLREEMLLAQKENGKPDAAVHIIKTLEKL
- a CDS encoding C40 family peptidase translates to MKWEKALKYTRKHKRMIAVMMAGVIGFACFYSADASVIKDAKKKKNEAQQNLDNINQQINNIQSEQSKVKSQMAAYDEQLMSLLTDMELLKTDIDNKEGEIDQAKTDLAAAQEKEQQQYADMKKRIQYMYENGDDTFLDALVESEDISDLLNRVEYVSEVYSYDRELLVAYQETVQQVADLESQLEQELADMEELKQSYDQQEASLNQVINEKKAQIADFDSQLSNAKTLASQYASTIRKQNEVIAQEQARQEKARKEAEEKAKKAAKAGTKTSNSATTASTDSGTTDSTGGSSSSNNTASTDDSDNSSSGSSSTGLTNNGLNPSYSTGVSGSSVVSYATNFVGNPYVFGGNSLTEGTDCSGFVSLVYSHFGVSLPRSSYALQSSGQAVSYENAQPGDIICYPGHVAIYMGGGRIVHASTPSSGICYGNATYRTITMVRRVL
- a CDS encoding glycoside hydrolase family 127 protein gives rise to the protein MEKEKLTDVPLHQIQIKDAFWDKYIRLVKDVILPYQWNTLNDNVKDAAPSHCIKNFKIAAGEAEGDFEGAVFQDTDVAKWLEAVAFTLDSSGRDEKLEKLADETIDLIGKAQCEDGYLNTYFTIKEPDRRWTNLKEGHELYTAGHMIEAAVAYYNATGKRKFLDIVSRFADLICETFGPEEGKCHGYPGHPEVELALVKLYRATGQKRYLDLAKYFIDTRGVGENYFFQEEKKEKYQQIFPEFAGYVPEYSQSHLPVREQKTAEGHAVRAVYLYSAMADLAYEYQDETLLDACKTLWNNMTEKRMYITGGIGSSGLLERFTTDYDLPNDRNYSESCASIGLAMFGNRMAQITKDAKYADIVEKALYNTVLAGIAMDGKSFFYVNPLEVWPDNCIERTSMEHVKPVRQKWFGVACCPPNIARTLASLGQYIYGADENSLYINLYISSQTKLLIGETETEVIMESSFLKDGTVTVHLESEKASKGTLALRIPGYTKEFTVWRGVQRIETPLIKKGYLMITDLAASEEIKISCDMKARFVYANPKVRADEGKACIMRGPLVYCLEETDNGENLSSLYVDTKEALTENWEEQLLGGVMSVEAKGKRILEDHWTAEELYKEQPPELKNVTLKAVPYCYWGNRKTGEMAVWIRQLI
- a CDS encoding glycerol-3-phosphate acyltransferase; its protein translation is MTYFLFILLGFVLGSTLFAYWIPRLFFKTDITKVPPDHNPGVANAYMQAGFFAGTLSLLCELFKGAVPVFLADRILDRDSMLFALVMAAPVFGHAFPFFQKERGGKAIAVSFGVMIGLFPEIHPLFCLIFYYILFSLVLTLRPHSFRSVITYGLFTLTVFLFVPVNSIRLGCCIISAIVIYRHVIRCHDEALQALLFGKYPLFHKS
- a CDS encoding GatB/YqeY domain-containing protein, producing the protein MQFETLQKDMIAAMKARDKVRKDAISTLVSAAKKAAIDEGCRDDIKEELVNRVILKEMKSVKEQIDTCPASREDLLAEYQTRYDIFAEYAPQMMSAEEVEAYITEKFADVAASKNKGQIMKAVMPELKGKADGSVINQVVQKLCQ
- a CDS encoding methionyl aminopeptidase, producing the protein MSVKIGRNDPCWCGSGKKYKACHQAFDERIAMIASQGHIVPTHDLIKNADQIAGIRESCKINIAVLDYIEKHIHEGMNTAEIDKIVYDMTTEMGGIPAPLNYEGYPYSVCTSVNDQVCHGFPSKDVILKSGDIINVDVSTILNGYFSDSSRMFCIGDVSPEKKRLVEVTKECVELGLKEVKPWGFLGDMGQAVHDHAFANGYTVVREIGGHGVGLEFHEEPWVGYNTKRGQEMLLVPGMIFTIEPMVNMGKVDIYVDSKNDWEVYTEDGLPSAQWEIMVLVTEDGHEVLCW